In the genome of Bosea sp. BIWAKO-01, the window CCGCCTGATCGGCCTGCTCGGCGAAGCGCCGCGCGAGGTCTTCGCACTCACGGAACGCTATGGCATGGAATGCCAGGCCGACCATCGCGGGACCTATCATTGCGCCGTCGGCGCAAGCGGCCTGAAGCAGCTCCAGGCCCGCCAGGCGCAGTGGAGCAGGCTCGGCGCCAAGGTCGAGCTGCTGAGTGCCGGCGATACGCAGGCAAGGACCGGGGCCACGGGCTATACCGGCTCGCTGTTCGACCCGCGCGCCGGCACGATCCAGCCGCTCGCCTATGCCCGCGGCCTGGCGGGCGCCGCGATCACCGAAGGCGCGACCATCCATACCGGCAGCGCGGTGACCGGCTTCGAGCGCAGCGGGGCCGCCTGGCAGGTCAGGACCGCCGGCGGCAGCGTCAGCGCCGACTGGCTCATCCTGGCGACCGACGCCTATTCGACAGGCGCGACCGCCAGTATCTGCGAAGAGCAGGTGCATCTGCCCTATTTCCACGTCTCGACGGCGCCGCTCGGCCACAATATCCGCAAGACCATCCTGCCGCATGGCGGCGCGGGCTGGGACACCAAGACCATCCTGAGCGGGTTCCGGCTCGATGCCGAGGGGCGCCTGATCGTCGGCAGCGTCGGCGCGCTGCGCGGGACGGGCCTGAGCATTCATCGCGCCTGGGCGAAGCGGCATATCCGGAAGCTGTTTCCGCAACTCGGCGAATTCGAGCTCGAAACGGAATGGTACGGCAAGATCGGCATGACACCGGATCATCTGCCACGGCTGCACAGCTACGGTCCGAACGCCATCGGGTTCAGCGGCTATAACGGCCGGGGCATTGCGCCGGGCACCGTCTTCGGGCGCGAGCTTGCCCGGCTCATTCTTGGCGAGATCGATCTCGCCGGCATGCCGCTGCCGGTATCCGAACTCGCCATCCCGGCCTTCCGGGGCATCAGGGAGGCCTATTACGAGGTCGGCGCGCAAGTAGCGCATCTCCCGATCGCGCCGGCCTGAACCACGCGGCCGCACCATCGGCGAGATCGCGCGGCCCGGGTGCCGCCCACTATTGCAACTGATCCGCCGCTTCAGTCGCCTGATCCAGCCAGAAGCGCATGCCCATCTCGCGGTACATCGTCGTGGCGATCTCGAGCTGGTCACGCGCCTCGGCCGGCCGGCCTGCGCGCAGGTGCAGGTTTCCGAGGCCATGATGGCAGCGCGCGACAAGCGAGCCCAATCCAAGTTCCGTCGCGAGTGAAAGCGCCTCGCGGTAGTGAATTTCCGCATGGTCGGTGGCGTCGGTGCCGACCAGAACATCGCCAAGCAAATGGAGGGCTCCTGCCTCGCCACGGCGTTGCCCATTCTCCCGCGTCGTGGCCAGAGCCCGCCCGGCATATCTCAGAGCGTCTGCATGCTGGCCGGCGAGCAAATGCGCGTCCCCGAGCGGCACCAGGAACAGGGCCTGGCCAAAGCGATGCCCCATGGCTTCCAGAGCGCTCAACGCCTGCTCCAGCAGAGGCAGGCCTCGTTCGGTCTGCCCCAGCAGGGCATAGGCGTAGCCGAGCGTGCCGGTACTGCCCGCAGCCATGAAGGGCAGATCGAACTCGCGAGCCACCACGCAAGCGCGCTCCAGCCTCGTTATGGCTTCGGCAAACTCGCCGCGGATGACCATGAGGTCGGCGAGACACCAATAGGCGATCGTCAGGCCGAGGGGGTCATCGACCGCCAGAGCGATGCGAATGCTCTCCTCGCCATGCAGGATGCCCTGCTCGAACCTGCCCTGCTCGGCATGGATCCGGGCCAGGAAAGCGCGGACAGTCACGGCTGGATATCCAGCGAGACCAAATCGCTCGAAGCGGGGCTGACGATCGAGCAACTCCAGCGCTCGCACGAAAAGCGGCTCGACCTGCTGGAATGCCATCGTCGAGAAGCAGGCCGTTCCGAGGATCAGGGTCGCCGCCATCTGGAGCGGAACGTCGCCAAGCGAATCCGCCAGCGCCAGCGCCTGCTGGCCGAAGCCCGCGGCTTCCGCCGGATCGCCGCCGAGCGCCAGGGTCTGGCACATATGGAAGGCGAACCGCGCCAGCCTGTGTTGATCGTCCAGGCGTGTGGCCAGGCTCTGCGCCTCGCGAAGATGGCCGATGATGCGGTCGAATTGTCCGAGCGGGAGAAGCGACGCCTTCAATTCGAACCGGAGATCGATGGCCTGCTCGTGCGTCTCCCGGGTCTCGGGGAGTGTCGCCAGAACACGCAAGGCCTGTTCGAAGAACCCCGCGGCTTCGCGATTGGCCCAGCGCGCCTGCGCCAACCGGGCTGCCTTGAGCCAGTAGCCGACCGCCTCGCCGCCGAGCCCGGCTTCCGTGAAATGGTGAGCGACGAGCTCGGGCTGGTCTTCGACCCAGGCCTGGAACTGATCGATCAGCGTCCGGGCAATCTTCGCATGCAGGTCGCGTCGCCGGCTCCTCGGCATCGTGGCATAGGCAGCGTCCTGAACGAGCGCGTGCTTGAAGACGTAGCCTTGCCCTGAAGATGCACCGCGGCGCGAGACGAGGCCGGATTCCACGAGCCGCGCGAGCGCCGTCTCGAGCTCCGCGGCGGCAAGGCCCGACACCGCAGCGATCAGCTCGTGTGAGAACTCCCGCCCGATCGCGGCGCCGATCATGGCTGCGTCTTTTGCCGGGCCGAGCAGGTCGAGCCGGGCCACCAGCGCGGCCTGCAGCGTCGTCGGGATAGCCACTGGCGGCAGGGGTCCGTCGAGGACCCAGCCGTCGCCGGTCTGACGCAACAGCCCGCTTTCGAGGAGCGAGCGTGTCAGTTCCTCGATGAACAGCGGCACGCCATCCGCCCGCGACAGGATCTGGCCAACGACAGCATCGGGGAGCGCCCTCTCCCCGGCGACGCCGCGCATGATGCCGGTGCTGTCGCCCGGGCCAAGGCGGCTGAGCGACAGCGCGGTGACATGTGGCTGGTCGAGCCAGCCCGGCTGGAACTCCGGCCGGCAGGTGACCAGCAGCAGCAGGGGCAGCTGGGCGGCGCGGGTCACCAGACGCTCGAGCAGATCCAGCGACGACGGATCGATCCAGTGCGCGTCCTCGAACAGGATCAGGACCGGTTTTCGGGCTGCGGCGCGCTCGATCTGGTCGAGGAGTAGACCGAGCGTCATCTCGCGCTTCTGCTGCGGACTGGCCGCCAGCGGGGGGTAGCGGTCCTCCAGCGGCACTCCGGTCAGCTCGGCGAAGAGCGCCACGTCACGCGGCAGATCGAGCGATGTCGGCGCGAGCAACGCCTCCAGCCTGTCGAGCCTCGCGCCGGCGCTGTCGCCGGGGCTGAAGCCGGCATCCTGCTGGACGCGGGCAATGAACGGATGCAGCGGGCTCTGCGCAAGATGCGGAGCACAGGAATAGCGCAGGAGGGAGTGGGGCCGTGTGCCAATCCGGCCAGGCAGGCTCTCGGCCAGGCGCGATTTGCCGATGCCAGGCTCGCCCGAGATCAGAACGACACGCCCCTCCCCCGCACCCGCCTGATCCCAGCGGCGGAGCAGCAGCGCGACCTCCTCCTCGCGGCCGATGAGCGGGCTCAGAACCGCGCCGCGCCGGGCATCGAAGCGGCTCACCCCGGCGAT includes:
- a CDS encoding FAD-binding oxidoreductase → MLKDKRSHGLWELSAPPAPPTTVLGEHVSAEVVIVGAGYTGLSAALHLAKAGRKVVVLEAVEIGFGASGRNSGFVNAGLWVMPEDLIATLGPVHGNRLIGLLGEAPREVFALTERYGMECQADHRGTYHCAVGASGLKQLQARQAQWSRLGAKVELLSAGDTQARTGATGYTGSLFDPRAGTIQPLAYARGLAGAAITEGATIHTGSAVTGFERSGAAWQVRTAGGSVSADWLILATDAYSTGATASICEEQVHLPYFHVSTAPLGHNIRKTILPHGGAGWDTKTILSGFRLDAEGRLIVGSVGALRGTGLSIHRAWAKRHIRKLFPQLGEFELETEWYGKIGMTPDHLPRLHSYGPNAIGFSGYNGRGIAPGTVFGRELARLILGEIDLAGMPLPVSELAIPAFRGIREAYYEVGAQVAHLPIAPA
- a CDS encoding AAA family ATPase — protein: MKDDVAPPKFRLSLLGRFELATRDGIVGLPSRKLSGLLAYLACTAPQPQPREKLAHLLWGSHFETQARQNLRQAIFRLRRILSQETLVSTDDEVWLAPGAIDCDAVRFEALITEGGAASLAAAADLHRGSFLADLNIEEDAWLSWRASLRGRLEGLALDAMVSASQDAMRAGNEEAALKAAHRAIQVNALREDAHRVALQALVAMGRKAEALRHYQDLAALLRRELGAAPDAVTQALAAELRSATPQPAPRASGERHPAPSGTVESPVAARIMAALDGEAPMKARRPDALEQRQLTILVCDLLGAISLSVSPDPEDIHDLIAAFHATVADVAARFGGFVAHYQGHGVVVYFGYPAAHEHDAERAVRAGLALLAAIGSLAAPLAGALQASVGIATGLVIVGEKSTADRNRQHVATGEAPALAARLQGSAAGGEVVIAASTQQLVGRQFACRALAVRSGSQQPEAWQVLGEIAGVSRFDARRGAVLSPLIGREEEVALLLRRWDQAGAGEGRVVLISGEPGIGKSRLAESLPGRIGTRPHSLLRYSCAPHLAQSPLHPFIARVQQDAGFSPGDSAGARLDRLEALLAPTSLDLPRDVALFAELTGVPLEDRYPPLAASPQQKREMTLGLLLDQIERAAARKPVLILFEDAHWIDPSSLDLLERLVTRAAQLPLLLLVTCRPEFQPGWLDQPHVTALSLSRLGPGDSTGIMRGVAGERALPDAVVGQILSRADGVPLFIEELTRSLLESGLLRQTGDGWVLDGPLPPVAIPTTLQAALVARLDLLGPAKDAAMIGAAIGREFSHELIAAVSGLAAAELETALARLVESGLVSRRGASSGQGYVFKHALVQDAAYATMPRSRRRDLHAKIARTLIDQFQAWVEDQPELVAHHFTEAGLGGEAVGYWLKAARLAQARWANREAAGFFEQALRVLATLPETRETHEQAIDLRFELKASLLPLGQFDRIIGHLREAQSLATRLDDQHRLARFAFHMCQTLALGGDPAEAAGFGQQALALADSLGDVPLQMAATLILGTACFSTMAFQQVEPLFVRALELLDRQPRFERFGLAGYPAVTVRAFLARIHAEQGRFEQGILHGEESIRIALAVDDPLGLTIAYWCLADLMVIRGEFAEAITRLERACVVAREFDLPFMAAGSTGTLGYAYALLGQTERGLPLLEQALSALEAMGHRFGQALFLVPLGDAHLLAGQHADALRYAGRALATTRENGQRRGEAGALHLLGDVLVGTDATDHAEIHYREALSLATELGLGSLVARCHHGLGNLHLRAGRPAEARDQLEIATTMYREMGMRFWLDQATEAADQLQ